In Altererythrobacter aquiaggeris, the genomic stretch GGCGCGAAGGCGAATTTCGGCGGGCAGCCAAGGCCGCCGAACTCCGCTCGCTGCGGTATCAGGTCAATCCGCACTTTTTGTTCAACACGCTCAATTCATTATCTGCGCTGGTCATGACAGGCAAAGCGGAGCGGGCCGAACAGATGATCCAGGCGACCGCGAGTTTTTACCGGCATAGCCTGGCCGAAGAACCTACTGCCGATGTGCCCTTGGCGGAGGAGTTTGCACTTCAGCGGCATTATCTGGATATCGAATCGGCCCGCTTTCCCCATCGCCTCAGGTTCGAATTCGATCTGCCGGGCGATCTGGCAAACGCCATGGTTCCGGGGATGATTTTACAGCCTCTGGTTGAAAATTCGGTCAAATACGGCGTCGCACCCGTATCCCGGATTGTGACGATCGTGATCAAGGCACGAGAGGAATATGATCGTCTGGTGCTGACAGTCAGCGACGATGGCCCCAGCGTGCCCGACACCGGCAATCACGGATTTGGTATCGGGCTTGCCAATGTTGCCGACCGGCTTGAGGCGTGTTTCGGCCCGCTTGCGAGCATTTCATCCGGACCGACCCAAAACGGATATTCGACACAGCTGCGGATGCCGCTTGAACGCCATGACTGACGAAACTGAAAAACCGGTTTTGAAAACTTTGATCGTGGATGACGAACCGCTCGCGGTAGAGCGGATGCAAGTCATCTGCGCTTCGCTTGACGCCATTACGGTCGCCGGCACAGCCAATGACGGCGCTGCGGCCCTGCGGCTGATCGAAGCACTTTCCCCCGACCTTGTGCTGCTCGATATGACCATGCCCGAACTGGACGGCCTGGCTGTAGCCAGAGCGATTGCCAAACTGGACCAGAAGCCCGCGGTCATATTCGTGACGGCCCACGATTCTTTTGCGGTCGAGGCGTTTGATTGCGACGCGGTCGATTATGTGTTGAAACCGGTGACCCCGCAGCGGCTGGCCCGCGCAATTGAACGCGCATCAGAAAGGCGCGGCACCTCCAGCACCAGGCGGAGCCAGTGGCTGTCCGAATTATGGGTGCCGCATCGTTCGGAATTGCTGCGCATCGAAGTGGCGCAGGTCAGCCGGATCGATGCAGAACGCGATTATGTCCGGTTGCATGTCGGCGAACGGACATATTTGCTGCTGCAAACGATAGCCGGGCTTGAGAAACGGCTCGATCCCGACGAATTTATCCGCATCCACAGATCGAACATCCTGCGCCGCGATGCCATTCGCGGGCTGAAACACGATGGATTGGGTGTGTGGTCTGCCGAGCTTGAAGATGGTGAAAAGCTCAGGATTGGCCGCACCTATCTGGCAAAAGTGAAGGCAATGGCCGGGCGCTAGCGGTCCGGCCAGTAAAAGGCCGCCCGAAGGCGGCCAAGGGGGGATCCGGGCGGGGGGACTAAACCATCCCGGATCCGTTTGAGGTATCGTTATCCGCCAAGCAGGTTGTCGCGGATTACCGATGCCATTTGTACGGAAACCTTCTGCCGGGTTTCTCTGTAACAGGCGTTTTCTTGCCGGGATGTTTTCAACCGGCCTTGACTGTCGAACCGGCAAACCTGCCGCGCTGCTTCATTCAGTCTGGTCTGGAGTGTTTTCTGACCTTCCGGGGTGGTCAGCGCCAGGTCGGCGTAATTGACGTGCGCCACGACCGGATTGGTGCCGGCGATCGCCGGTTGCGCGATGGCAACTGTGGCTGCCAGGCCGATTGCGGCGAAACTCCTCGCGAGGGTTGGGGTGAGATGCCAAGTATTCATGGTCATTTCCTTTCAATCTACCGCAACCGGCGGGCGGGGGAGAAATGCCGACTGCGTACGATACTAATGCTCCAAGCCAGAAAGTTACGCAGCAACTGCTATACCGAAACACAATATGTCTCGACCAGAGCATCGCGCTACCGACGAATTGCGCGAAGATGCCCACGAATGGCCTTTGGTAATCGACGAACAACCCGCCTATATGAATGCGGATGGCCGTTTTGATTACCTTTCTGCTGGGAATCGGCAATTTTGCCTTGCACAAGGCTGTGCTCGAGAGCGGGCATCCACTTATCGGCCGGATGCCATGGTTTGTGCATATGTTGGGTGGGCGGGCCAGTCTGATAAGCGAATTTGCGGTGTTATTGGCGGCGATGCTGCTGGTCGGAACAGGCAATCCCGAGGTCTGGTATTATTACGCCGGTTACACCTGTTTCAACGTTTTTGCCGCCTGGCTTATCTGGACCCGCCGGGTTTGACCGGTGGCGCGTGGAACCGGCGGCAGATCGGCGCGCTTAGCTGACATGACCAAGACACAGAAAATCAGGCTGGTGTATAATTCGGCAAGCGGAAGTCATGACGATAGCCAGATCGCAGAGCTTGCGGAAAGCCTTTCCGGCTATGGCGCGCTGGAACGCTCGGACTGTAAAGATGACGGGTTGCCTGCCATTAGGGATCTGGACGATTCGGATACGGATCTGGTCGTCATTCATGGCGGTGATGGCACGCTTAACGGCTGTCTGACTGCGCTGGAAGGTTGGGGCGGGGCTGTTCTGGCGCTGCCCGGGGGAACCAGCAATCTGTTGTCCCATACGCTGCACGGGGACCTTGGCTCGCTGGACATTGTTGCGTTACTCTCTCGCGGCGAATTGACCAGATCGAGGATCGATTGCATCCGCTGGCGCGACGGGATCGCCGTAGCGGAAATCCTGGCCGGGCCCGGCGCCCGCTGGGCCAATGTGCGCGAGGATATCCGCGATCGCGATATCGCCGGTGCCCTTTCGCACGCAAATGAAGTCATCCAGCGCAGTGCCAACGGGTCGCTGGCCAGGCTCGACAAGCCCGCGGCGGGCAATCCGGATGGGTATGGCGCTATCCGGTTATACCCGCAGTCAGGGAAGATCGCGGCTGCCGGCTATAGCATTGACGGTGTCGCTGATTTTCTTGCCCAGGGTGCCGCAATCGCATTGCGCGATTATCGCAAGGGGCCACATGACGACATCGGCCAGTTTGCCGAGGTTATTTGTCGCTCGACCGGTGACGAACCGCTTGACCTGATGATCGATGGAGAAATCATCGAAGGGCAGCCAAGCGAAAGTTTTTCGCTTGCACCGCTCGGTCTCGATCTGCTTTGCGCTACGCATGGCTGAAGAAACACTGTTATTCCATGTAAGCGATGTCCATTTTGGTGCAGAAAACCGCACTGCTCTTGATTGGTTTGCTGCCGCTGTCGCGCAAGAGAAACCGGCTGCGGTAATTTGCACCGGTGATGTTACGCAGCGCGCGAAGCATTCCGAATTTGCCGCTGCGCGAGAATTTTTCGGCAGCTTGGGGGTTCCGGTCACGATCGAACCCGGCAATCATGATATGCCTTACTACAATTTGTGGGAGCGATTTACCAACCCTTATGGACGGTTTGGCGCCCTGGAACGCACCGTCGAAGCCCAGCTTGATCTTGGAGCGCTCGCTGTGGTCCCGCTCAAGACGACCGTCCGCATCCAGCCTCGCTTCCCGTGGTCCGATGGATATGTCCGCGACGAGGCTTTGGCGAAGACGCTCGGCCAGTTGAAACAGGCGCGTCAAAACCATGACTATGTGATTGTTGCCTGCCATCACCCGCTTGTTCCGGCGCGTCACGGCGACAAGAACCCGACCATCGGGGGTGATGAAGCGTTTGCAGCACTGGCGGGTGCCGGTGCAGATGCAGTGCTTTCCGGCCATGTGCACCATTCGTTCGACTTGATCCGTGAAGCCGCTGGAAACGGGGTAAAGGTTGTCGGCGCCGGAACACTTTCAACGCGGCTCAGGGGCGCACCGCCCGCTTATAACACCCTGCTTTACCGGCAGGGTCATGGTTTGACAGTAGAGCACCGCACCTTTTCGGACCAATAGGCCGGCGGCGGCGCAAACAGTCCGCCTAAAACAACAAAAAAGGCGACCCGAGGGCCGCCCTTTCTGGTGTTGATTGTCTGAACGCGTTTAACGCTTGGAGAACTGGAAGCTCTTGCGAGCCTTGGCCCGGCCGTATTTCTTACGTTCGACCACACGGCTGTCTCGCGTGAGGAAGCCAGCTGACTTCATCGTTGCGCGCAAAGCAGGTTCGTAACGCGAGAGAGCCTGGCTGATGCCGTGCTTTACCGCGCCGGCCTGGCCTGAAAGCCCGCCACCCTTGGTGGTTGCGATCACGTCATACTGCCCGTCACGCTCGGAAATCGTGAAGGGCTGGTTGATGACGAGCCGCAGCGTCGGACGTGCGAAATACACTTCCTGATCGCGCCCGTTGATCGTGATTATGCCCTTGCCGGGCTTGATCCAGACGCGTGCAGTTGCATCCTTGCGCCGGCCGGTCGCATAAGACCGGCCTTGTGCATCGATTTCCTGCTCGCGCAGCGGCGTAGTCGGAGCCTGGGGCGCCGCTTGGCCAACTTCTCCGGCACCTTGAGCAGCAGCAACTGCATCAGCATCGGGGGCATCGCCAGCAATCGTCTTGAGATCGGCCAGATCGGAAACGGTGGTAGATTCCGGCTTGGTTTCGGGCGCCTTGGTTTCAGCAGGCTTCGCTTCGGTGGCTACAGCGGGTCCGCCTTCGGACGCTTTTTCTTCAGGAGCCTTGTCAGCCGGAGCCTTGTCCTTTGCCGCCTTGGCTTTTGGCGCTTTGGCATCGGTTTTGGTTTCGGCTTTAGCGTCGGCCTTCTTGGCAGCCTTAGGCTTGGCCTTGGTTGCCTTGGCTTCGGTTTTGGCTTTCGGAGCGGCCGCGGCAGCAGCCTCTGTTTCGGCAGCCTTCGGGTCTGGTTTCTTGTCGTCAGCCATTATTGAGCAGCCTTGTTCTTGCGGTTCATAGAGGCAACGTCGAGCACCGCAGGCTTTTGACCTTCATGCGGGTGTTCGGTGCCGTTATAGAGGTGCAGCGCTTTCATCTGGGCACGACCCAGCGGGCCGCGCGGAATCATACGCTCGACAGCCTTTTCAAGCACGCGCTCGGGAAAGCGGCCTTCGAGGATCTTGGCAGGCGTGGTTTCCTTGATGCCACCGACATAGCCGGTGTGCTTGTAGTAAATCTTGCCCGTCATCTTGTTACCGGTGAACCGGACCTTGTCGGCATTGATAACAATGATGTGATCGCCGCAGTCAACATGCGGCGTATAGCTTGGCTTGTGCTTTCCGCGCAGGTGGTTCGCGATGATTGTGGCAACACGGCCGACAACCAGTCCATCGGCATCGATAATGTGCCAGTTTTTTTCGACCTCAGCCGGTTTGATCGACCGGGTGGTCTTGGTCAGCGCCTTCATGGCATGGTCCTTAAGATAGGAATACAAACAAATAGGCACCCGATCAGGGGTGCCCGAATGCGCGCGCTTTTGACGCAAATCATCCGCAAGTCAAGCAAATCGGGCGATTGCCGGAAGGTAAAATAATACCTCTGTGCAAAATGCTTGCCACGTCACGGCTGAGTTAGCCGAGGATCCAGTGTTCCTCGGAGGTTCTGCGAGACCCTGATAATTCGGTTATGATCAGCCGTTTTGCACTCGTCATGAGGCCGCTGGCGGCAGCACGGTTTCCCGAAAATTCGACGGCAATCGTTCCTTTCAGCCCGCCCGGCAGGGAGATCGTGTCCTGGCGGCGATTGGCCGATGCGGGCGGAACAAACAGATCGGGCGGGGAAGCCGCATTGGCGGTAGCTGCTGATTGCGCCAGCACAGAGATATAGGCGCGTGCCTGCGCTTGATCGTCCACCGGCAAGCCCGCATCAGCTATCACGTCCAGTGCTTCGGCAACTGCGCGCGCCAGCGAAATCGAATCGTCAATTTGGCGGGCATCCATCAACACGCCGCTCACGCCCAGATTGACTGGATAGGCTGCAGAATCGTCGCGGTCGAATTCGAAACCAGCAAATCTTGCCAGTGAAGGCGGAGCGTCGATTTCGACCGAAACCTGCCGGCCGGACAACGAATATCCCGAGCCCAGCGCAGTAAACTCGACCTCGTAGTCGCGAGTGATCGTGATGGTTTTTCCGTCACCCAGGTCACGCCGGAGGCTGCGACGCAAGTTCATGGGCGCCAACGGGGGAGAAAACTGGCTAGGTGACGCATTTGCAGTCATTGGAAACGCGGGGGAAAATACTGCCGCCGCCCCCAGGATCTGCAGAATCTTTCTTCGGCTATGCGGCTGCTTCATGCCCTGCTGCCCAGCGCATGGGCGCCCCAGGCAAAGGCCGCAACCAGCAGCGCGCCGACCAATTGGTGCGCCACCGCGAGCCAAAGTGCGACACCGGTCATCACCGTTGCGATGCCAAGCAGGATTTGCGTTCCAAAGGCGGAGTGAATTGCGATTGATGCAAGCCGATTTACCGGTTTGACTCTGCGCGCCATCACAACCAGCGCGATGACGGCAATCCACGCCCACCAGCGATGGGCGAAATGCAGCAGATACGGATCATGCGTTGCCGCCCAGAAGAAGCCGCGAGACGTATCCCATTCAGGCACTAATCTGTCTTGCATAAGCGGCCAGCTGTCTGAAGCGAGGCCTGCGTTCAGTCCGGCAACCCATGCGCCCAGCAGAATTTGCACAAACAGGATAAATCCGGCAGCCCACGCCAGGCCCGTAAACCGTGCCGGAGGGGCTGCCTGGTCAGCAGCATATGCGCGCAGGTCCAATGCTGTCCACACGAGCCCTCCCAATGTGAAAAATGCGGTCACCAAGTGAATGGAGAGCCAGAAATGGCTGACGTCGGTCATGGTACCCGACAGACCGGAGCGAACCATGTACCAGCCGAACACGCCTTGCAGCCCGCCAAGTGCAAGCAACGCGAGCAACCGCGGTTTGTACCCTGCCGGAATTGCCTGCTTCACCCAGAACCAGATCAGAGGCACGGCAAATGCCAGACCGATCAAGCGGCCCCAAAGCCGGTGAAACCATTCCCAGAAATAGATGAACTTGAATGCCGCGAGATCCATCCCGGCCGGCCCTGATTCGTTGATAAACTCAGGAGTGGCGCGGTAAAGCTCGAATTCGGCCTGCCATTGCGCCTCGCCCAGTGGTGGCAACGCGCCCGTAACCGGGTCCCATTGGGTAATCGAAAGACCGGATTCGGTCAGGCGGGTGATTCCGCCGACGCCCACCATTATCAGAACCATGACTGCAACGAACAGCAGCCAATTTGCGATATTGACGGGGCGAACTACGCTGCCGGCCAGCGTTGGCGCGGCGTCTCGCTGAAGAACGGTTGTGGCCATCTGCCCCAGATGCGGATCAATTGTTCGAACCGCAAGGCCGAATCCGACTTGCGCAATGATATAATATATCATAAATGATGTTTATGGTTTCAGCAACGCTTCCGACAAACAGCCGCACGGTCAGGCATTGGCTGGACCGTGCGGGCGTGGTCCTGTCGGCGCTGTGCGCCGCGCATTGTGTGGCAGGGTTGGCGCTGGTCACTCTACTCGGCGCCAGCGGAGGCCTTTTGTTTGCGCCGCAATTCCACGAAGCGGGCCTGGCAATTGCGGTCGTGATCGGAGCGCTTGCGGTCGGTATGGGCGCAGTGAAACATCGCCGGCTTGCGCCCGTCGTGCTGGGTATCACCGGGCTGGCGCTGATGGGGGGCGCATTATTTGTCGAGCATGGATATTCCGAAGCCGGTTTGACAATTGCTGGCGTCGCTCTGGTCGCTGCTGCACACATCATCA encodes the following:
- a CDS encoding COX15/CtaA family protein; its protein translation is MATTVLQRDAAPTLAGSVVRPVNIANWLLFVAVMVLIMVGVGGITRLTESGLSITQWDPVTGALPPLGEAQWQAEFELYRATPEFINESGPAGMDLAAFKFIYFWEWFHRLWGRLIGLAFAVPLIWFWVKQAIPAGYKPRLLALLALGGLQGVFGWYMVRSGLSGTMTDVSHFWLSIHLVTAFFTLGGLVWTALDLRAYAADQAAPPARFTGLAWAAGFILFVQILLGAWVAGLNAGLASDSWPLMQDRLVPEWDTSRGFFWAATHDPYLLHFAHRWWAWIAVIALVVMARRVKPVNRLASIAIHSAFGTQILLGIATVMTGVALWLAVAHQLVGALLVAAFAWGAHALGSRA
- a CDS encoding acylglycerol kinase family protein — encoded protein: MTKTQKIRLVYNSASGSHDDSQIAELAESLSGYGALERSDCKDDGLPAIRDLDDSDTDLVVIHGGDGTLNGCLTALEGWGGAVLALPGGTSNLLSHTLHGDLGSLDIVALLSRGELTRSRIDCIRWRDGIAVAEILAGPGARWANVREDIRDRDIAGALSHANEVIQRSANGSLARLDKPAAGNPDGYGAIRLYPQSGKIAAAGYSIDGVADFLAQGAAIALRDYRKGPHDDIGQFAEVICRSTGDEPLDLMIDGEIIEGQPSESFSLAPLGLDLLCATHG
- a CDS encoding sensor histidine kinase: MKRDTAAAPAEPRARVPFKVVLVSMVTLWVAYFLLATLSSLLADYDFQDELIIRRLAVCFGGVLVTIGVWLVLRIFDNRSLAAKAAVALIIAFPAALLIAQINQWAFADMEGRVLNKIGEDGVKFRRDAAGNLLVDVPTESEDGEQKPETETTTVTLARGDTPYRKFRVLTESALGRYFLLLAWAALYLALLEGAQARAAERREGEFRRAAKAAELRSLRYQVNPHFLFNTLNSLSALVMTGKAERAEQMIQATASFYRHSLAEEPTADVPLAEEFALQRHYLDIESARFPHRLRFEFDLPGDLANAMVPGMILQPLVENSVKYGVAPVSRIVTIVIKAREEYDRLVLTVSDDGPSVPDTGNHGFGIGLANVADRLEACFGPLASISSGPTQNGYSTQLRMPLERHD
- a CDS encoding UrcA family protein translates to MTMNTWHLTPTLARSFAAIGLAATVAIAQPAIAGTNPVVAHVNYADLALTTPEGQKTLQTRLNEAARQVCRFDSQGRLKTSRQENACYRETRQKVSVQMASVIRDNLLGG
- a CDS encoding MerC domain-containing protein, with protein sequence MVSATLPTNSRTVRHWLDRAGVVLSALCAAHCVAGLALVTLLGASGGLLFAPQFHEAGLAIAVVIGALAVGMGAVKHRRLAPVVLGITGLALMGGALFVEHGYSEAGLTIAGVALVAAAHIINLRRA
- a CDS encoding metallophosphoesterase, whose translation is MAEETLLFHVSDVHFGAENRTALDWFAAAVAQEKPAAVICTGDVTQRAKHSEFAAAREFFGSLGVPVTIEPGNHDMPYYNLWERFTNPYGRFGALERTVEAQLDLGALAVVPLKTTVRIQPRFPWSDGYVRDEALAKTLGQLKQARQNHDYVIVACHHPLVPARHGDKNPTIGGDEAFAALAGAGADAVLSGHVHHSFDLIREAAGNGVKVVGAGTLSTRLRGAPPAYNTLLYRQGHGLTVEHRTFSDQ
- the rpsI gene encoding 30S ribosomal protein S9, which produces MADLKTIAGDAPDADAVAAAQGAGEVGQAAPQAPTTPLREQEIDAQGRSYATGRRKDATARVWIKPGKGIITINGRDQEVYFARPTLRLVINQPFTISERDGQYDVIATTKGGGLSGQAGAVKHGISQALSRYEPALRATMKSAGFLTRDSRVVERKKYGRAKARKSFQFSKR
- a CDS encoding LytTR family DNA-binding domain-containing protein, coding for MTDETEKPVLKTLIVDDEPLAVERMQVICASLDAITVAGTANDGAAALRLIEALSPDLVLLDMTMPELDGLAVARAIAKLDQKPAVIFVTAHDSFAVEAFDCDAVDYVLKPVTPQRLARAIERASERRGTSSTRRSQWLSELWVPHRSELLRIEVAQVSRIDAERDYVRLHVGERTYLLLQTIAGLEKRLDPDEFIRIHRSNILRRDAIRGLKHDGLGVWSAELEDGEKLRIGRTYLAKVKAMAGR
- the rplM gene encoding 50S ribosomal protein L13 codes for the protein MKALTKTTRSIKPAEVEKNWHIIDADGLVVGRVATIIANHLRGKHKPSYTPHVDCGDHIIVINADKVRFTGNKMTGKIYYKHTGYVGGIKETTPAKILEGRFPERVLEKAVERMIPRGPLGRAQMKALHLYNGTEHPHEGQKPAVLDVASMNRKNKAAQ